From Pseudomonas sp. stari2:
CGGCAGTCCGGTGCTGTTGAGGGGCATCGTCGGCGCCACGACCGGGGTGGCCGTGCAGTCGCAGTATCTGGATGTCGCGCAAGGCGCGGTGATTGACCTGTCGGGCGGGGGCGATCTGCGCGGCGCCGGTTTCGTCTCCGGGCGTGGCGGCTCCACCGATGCCCGCTACAACCCGCTGGTGCGCAATGCCGCTGACGGCACGTTCAGCCTGCCGGGCCTGGCGAGCAATCCGGTCTACGCAATCTTGCCGGGCAATCAGAGTGTCTATGCCCCGTTGGTCGCCGAGGCTGGCGCGGTCGATCCGCGCATCGGTCAACAGGTCACGATCGGTGCGGGCGTGCCGGGTTTGCCAGCCGGCACCTATACCTTGCTGCCTTCGACGTTTGCCTTGCTGCCCGGGGCGTTCCGGGTCGAGGTCAACGGCCAGGCGGCGCCGGCGGCCATGGGTGGCGCGCTGCAAATGCGCAATGGTTCATGGACCAGCAGCGGCCGGATGTCGATTGCCAATACCGGTGTGCGTGACAGTCTGCCGAGCACGCTGACACTGACGTCAGCCGATGTACTGCGCCGCTATTCGCAATACAACGAAACCAGCTACAGCCAGTTCATCACCAGCGACGCGGTGCGGCGGGGAGTACCACGCGCACTGGCACCGATGGATGGCAAAACCCTCGAGCTGAACCTGCAGCATGGTGAAGAACATGCCATTGCCCTGGATTTCAACGGGCAGGTGCTGTTCAAGCCCGCCGAGGGCGGCGTGACGGGCACGGCCGTTGTGCGCGATCCGTCTTCGGGCATTCTCGAAGTGCTGGGCGCCGGCCATGAGCCGACGCCGGGTTTTCGTGGTGTCTCACTTTACGCCGACAGCCTCAATCGCCTGAATGCCGGACGTCTGGCCATCGGCGCTGCGCCGACCGTGGACTACGGCGCCGGCGGTAATATCGTGACCTTCACCAGCGGCGGCTCGGGCAACGACATCTTCTTGCGTGAGGGGGCGATCCTCTCGGCGCCGGAAGTGCTGCTGCGCACCCATAACATCGGTGGCGGCATCACCATCGAGGCGGGGGCAGGGATCAACACTCTGGGGCGCGGCGAGGTCTCGTTCGACTCCACCAACGGCTTTGTCTATCAGCCGGGACAGGCCAGCCTGTTGCTGGTTTCCAATGGCTGGAACAGTGTGCTTGCACCAGAGAAAGCCGTCGACCGTACCGGTGCCGGCAGTATCCATATCGGCACTTGCACGCTGGCGCCGTACAGCAACCCGGCGATCCTGTATTCCAACGGCAGTATCACCGCCGCCACCGACAACCACTTCGAACTCGATGAGGCAGTGCGTTTCGGCACCCGCCATCTGACCCTGGCGGTCGGCGCGGTCAATGTCGGCAATACACAGGCCCTGAGCGATGCGGCGGGCCGGGTGCCAGTCGGTCTGACCCTGAGCCAGAACGTGCTCAACCGTTTGCTGCAGGGCGACACCCGGTTCGGGGCACCGGCCCTGGAGTCGCTGAACCTGACCGCTCGCGACTCGTTCAACTTCTTTGGCACCACCACACTCGACACGCTGGATCCACAAACCGGCCAGAGCAAACTGCAGAATCTGATTCTGACGACCCCGGCGATCTACGGCCAGGGCGGCAGCGACGACGTAGCCACCTTGCGTACCGCCAACCTGATCTGGAACGGTGCCACCCAGGCGCCGGGAGCATTGGTCAGCGGTGGCGCGGGCACCGGACGCGGCACCCTGCAGATCGAGGCGCAGCGCATCGAATTCGGCTACGGGCCGAATCCGCAGCCCAGCGGTCTGGATCAGAATGACCGTCTGGCGCTGGGTTTTGCCAACGTCAACCTCAGCGCCAGCGAGCGCATCACCGCCAACCACAAGGGCAGTCTTGCGGTGTATCAGGAGCAGGGCGCGTACGACCCGGTCAAGGGTTACGCCTACAGCGGCGGCAGCCTCACGCTGCGCACGCCGTTGCTGACGGGTGAAGCCGCGTCGATCAACACGTTCAAGGCGGGCAATAACCTGACCCTGACCGGCAGCGCTACCGGCGCGGCAGCCGATGCGCTGGGCGCGGAACTGACCCTGGATGCCCGCAATGTTGTCCTCGACAGCCGGATCGCGCTGGCCAGCGGCAAACTGGTGGTCAAGGCCGAGAATGACCTGGCCCTGACCGGCAATGCGCAGCTGGATCTGGCCGGACGCACCTTGCCGTTCAACGACGTCAACAAATACAGCTGGGGCGGCGATGTATCGCTGTTCAGCAACAGCGGCAATATCCGTCAGGCGGCCGGCTCGCGCATCGACCTGTCGGCGCAGAACAATCAGGCCGGCAATCTCAGCGCAGTGGCGCTCGCTGCGGGCGCCGGGGTGGTCGATCTGCAAGGCCGGATCCTCGGCGCCAGCAGCGGTCATTACGATGCCGGCGGCACCTGGGTGCCGTACAAGGCCGGGGGCGTGGAGATTCGTGCGCAGCAACTGGGTGGTGATCTGAATCAACAATTCGCCGCACTCAACCAGCGCCTGAACGACGGCCAGGTGTTCGGCAGCCGCAGCTTCCAGTTCAAACAGGGCGATCTGCTGATCGGCGATGGCCTGCGCGCCGGCGAGGTCAATCTCTCGCTCGACAATGGTCACCTGAGTGTGGCCGGCACGATCGACGCCAGTGGCGAGCGGGTCGGCAGCATTCGTCTGTCCGGCAAAAACGGTTTGACCCTGGGCGGTAGTTCCGTGCTCGACGCTCACGGTCGTGTGCTGCGGGTCGACAGCTACGGCAAGATCATCGATGCGCCGAACCGGGCGATGGTCGAGCTCGATTCCGGGGCCGGGGTGCTGACGCTGGCCTCCGGCGCGAGGATTGATCTGCGCCACGGCACCGATGCCGCGTTGGGCAGTCTGCCCGGACAAAACGATGGGCGGGCACGGGGCACCCTGGAGCTGAACGCGCCGCGTCTGGGCGCCGGTGATATTGCGATCGATGCCAATGGCGCACTGAACATTCAAGGCGCGCGTTCCATTGGCCTCAACGCCGTGCGCCGCTACACGGACGCTCGCGACGGCGTTGATCCGGCAGCGAGCGGCCGGCCGTATCAGGTGATCGATCAGGCGCTGTTCGATCGGATTCATGGCGACAGCGACACCTTCATCAACACGGCACTGAGCAACAGTGACCTGCTGCAACGCAAACTGGCGGGGTTGAACAACGCGACTTACCGCGATGCCTTCCATCTGCGCCCGGGCGTGGAAATCGCCAGCAAGACCGCCGACGGCGATCTGCTGGTAGAAGGCGATATCGACCTGTCGCGCTATCGCTACGCGAGCCTCAACCCGCACACGCAGAAAACTGCGTTGTATGGCTCCGGTGAGTCGGCGAGTCTGGTGATGCGGGCCGGTGGCAACCTCGATATCTACGGCAGTATCAACGACGGTTTCGCGCCGCCATCGGAAACCGTGGATGACGCCGGCTGGAAACTGCTGCCGGGCGTGCAGCCGTTCGGTGGCGATCTGATCGTGCCGGGCAGTGGCGTGACGCTGGCCGAGGGGACGCTGTTCCCGAGCGGCACGACCTTGAACTACGACTTGCCGATCCAGGCGGCCACCTTCGCCAGCGGCACGTTGTTGCCAACCCAGGCGGTGCTGGCCGGTGAGTACACCTTGAATGCCGGCAGCGTGTTGTCCGCTGCCGTACACGATTCGGCGGGCAACTTGCTGTACGCCGCCGGCACGCTGCTCACACAGAACGTGACCTTGCCGATCGGCAGTCGCCTGGGCGCCGGTACCCGTCTGGAGACTGCCACCGCGCTGCAGGCCATGAGCTGGCCGAAAGGCGTGCCGCTGCCGGGCACGCTCGGTGCGGATAACGTGCTTGCCGGGGTCAAATTGAGCGGTGCGCTGGCGCTGCTGCGTGGCTCGCTGATTCCGTCGATGACGGATGTGGTGCTGGCTGACGGTACGGCTTTCATTGAACTGCGCGGTTACACCAACACCACTCAGCAGGGTCGTAACTGGGCCGTGGCGAGCATGTTGCCGGCGGGCAGTACGTCGTGGTCGATGCGTCTGGTGGCCGGCTCCGATCTGGATGCCGCTGACAGCCGTGCGCTGAAACCGCTGACCAGCGACGGCAACCTGCGCCTGGCCGATACCCACTACGGCTTGAAAGTGACCGAGAAAAAACTCGACACGACCTGGGTCGACGGCAACCCGATGGGTTATCCGGAAGGCACGGTGGTCAGCGATGATGAGCTGTATCTGTGTGACGTGTTCCCCGGCGCCTGCCTGGCGCCGGCCAAATTCCTCTGGGTTGAGGGCAACATTGCCGGGATGCCGGCGGGCACCCCGGTGCTCGAGGCCGATCTGTGGTGGTGTGATGCGGACCCGTTTTCCTGTGCGCCGAACAAGGGCGGGATCAGCACCACGACCCACTCGCAGATGTTCAGCGTGTTGCGCACCGGCACCGGCGATCTCGACCTGTTGGCAGCTGGCAACCTGAGCATGGATTCGGCGTTCGGTGTCTACACCGCCGGCACCCAATCGAGCGACGTCGATCCGCGCTACAACCTGCGCCGTGGCACCTTGACCGACAACGGTTCGGTGCTGGGCAGCCAGGGCGCCGATTACGAAAAATGGGTCAATGGCGGTAGCGACAGCCTGTATCAGGCCTGGTATCCGCAGGAAGGCGGCAACCTGACGATCAATGCCGGCGGCTCGGTGTCCGGCGACGCCGTGGGGCGTCGAGGCCTCAACCCCCTGGCCAAGCTTCGCGAGCAAGTTGCCAGCGTCTCGGTGGGCAACTGGCTCTGGCGCCAGGGCACCGGCAACAGCGATGTGCCGACCGCCTGGTGGATCAACTTTGGCAGCTATGCAACCCAACCCCTGCCGGATCAAGGCGCCGATAGTGGCCCTTATCTGGTTGGCTTCACCGGTTTTGGTGCGCTGGGCGGCGGCAACGTCAGCCTGCGCGCCGGCGGCGACGGCGGCATGCTTCGGCCATTGGGCGACAGCGGGTTGAACCCGCGCAGCCAGGGCTTGATCGTCGCGGTCGGCAGCACCGGACGGGTCGGCAGCGACGGCAGCCTGCAATTGACCGGCGGTGGCGACATGGACATCCGCATCGGTGGCTCGCTCAACCCGTCGCTGCAAGCGAGCGTCGGGCGCAGTGGCAACGCCTCACCGAACCATGACTTGCAGGGCGCCTTGATCAACCTGCGCGGCGCGGCGCAGCTGTCGGGCGGGGCGCTCGGCGCAATCAATCTGCAATACGGTGCGGCACCGGCGTTGCAGGATGCGCGCGAAACCCGTGCCTTCGACCCGTTCACCTCGACCCTGGGCATTGCCTCCGGTGGTCTGGTCCTGATCCCCGGTGACTCTGGCATGCGTCTGAGCACGCGTGGCGATCTGGTGCTCGGTGGCGCGGCGGACCCGGGGCGCGTGCGTCTGCAAAACAGCACGCCGTTCACCGATGCCGCTGGCGTCGTGCATGGCGGTGGCGGGCTGGCGGGCTTCTCGCTGTGGACCGATCACACCGCTATCGATCTGTTTTCAGCCGGGGGCAATCTGACCCCAAGCACCCAATTGGCCGAGACCAGCACGGCAGGGCCGTTGACGAATCGCAACAGCTCGCCGAGCGACCTGCGGTTTGTCTATCCGTCGATCTTGCGCGCCGTGGCCGCTCAAGGTTCGATCTATGCCGGCACGTCAGCGGTGTCCGTCTCCAGCGCGTTTCCTGCTGCACCGGCTTATTCGCTGGTGCTGGCACCTTCAGCCGCTGGCCAACTGGAAATGCTCGCCGGCGACTCGATTTACGCCGGCGGCTATGCCATCGATCAGTCCGGTGCCAGCCGGGCCGCCATCGCCACGCCGTTCGCGCCGGCGTTCAGCGGTTATGCACAATACGGCAGCAGCAAGCCGCTCCTGAGCAATTACAGCGTTGATGGCGTGGCACCGAGTCAGAACCTGCGTTATCCGTTGTTTGCGTTCGGCGCCGACACGTATTCGGGCACCAGCGGTGTGCAGGCGCCGGCACGTTTCTACGCATTGGCCGGTGATCTGGTCGGCGTGCGCAGTGGTGAAACCTTGCGCTTCAGCAACTCACTGCGCACCTGGTATGTCGCGGCTGCTCCAGTGTGGATGCTGGCCGGGCGCGATATCGTCGCGGCCGGCACCGACCTCGGCAAACCGACTGCTGCGCCGTCGGATCTGGGCTGGAGCTCCGATGCCATTGCCTCTTCGGGCAATCTGTTTGTTCATAACGGTGCGCGTGATGTTTCGCGGGTCTCGGCGGGGCGCGACATCCTCTACAGCAGCTTCGACATTGCCGGTCCCGGCCTGCTCGACGTCAATGCCGGGCGCAATATCCTTATGGAAGATCGCGCGAGCATCACCAGCCTCGGGCCGATTGTGCAGGGCGATGGTCGGCCCGGTGCCAGCGTGGTGTTGCAGGCTGGCATCGGTGCACAAGGTGCGGATTACGGACGTTTCATCGCCCGCTATCTGAACCGGGACAATCTCGCTGACGCGAATCTGTCCCTTGCTGCACAACCGGGCAAAGTGGTGAAAAACTACCTCGGCGAACTGCAAAGCTGGCTGACCCTGGGATATGGTTTCAGCGGTAGCGAAGAGCAGGCGCAAGCGTTCTTCGCCGCATTGCCGGGTACCGAGCAAGCGATCTTCGCCCGTCAGGTGTACTTCGCCGAATTGCGTGCCGGTGGCCTGGAATACAACGATGTCGATGGTCCACGCAAAGGCAGTTACTTGCGCGGTCGTAATGCCATTGCTGCGCTTTTTCCGACCACCGATGTGGCCGGCAACCCGATCCGTTATGACGGCGACATCACTCTTTACGGAGGCGCCGGGGTCAAGACCCTGTTCGGCGGCGATATCCAGATGCTCACACCCGGCGGTGGTCAGGTGTTCGGCATCGAAGGCGCGGCGCCGCCCTCGACGGCGGGGATCATCACCCAGGGTTCGGGCAATATTCAGCTCTATTCCCAGGGCAGCATTCTGCTGGGGCAGAGCCGGATCATGACGACGTTTGGTGGCTCGATCCTCGGCTGGTCGGCCGAAGGCGACATCAACGCCGGTCGTGGCTCGAAAACCACCGTGGTCTACACCCCGCCGAAACGCGTGTACGACACTTGGGGCAACGTGACACTGTCGCCATCGGTGCCAAGCACCGGCGCCGGTATCGCCACGCTCAACCCGATTGCCGAAGTGGCACCGGGGGATATCGACCTGATCGCACCACTGGGCACCATCGATGCGGGCGAGGCGGGGATTCGCGTCTCGGGCAACGTCAACATCGCCGCGCTGACGGTGGTCAACGCCGCCAACATCTCGGTGCAGGGCAAGGCGACCGGCGTGCCGGTGGTCTCGGCGGTCAACACTGGAGCGATCACTTCGGCCAGTTCCGCTGCGTCGTCGGCAACTCAGGCGGCGGAAGATGTTGCCCGTCAGCAACAAGCCGCATCACGCCAGAACCAGGCCTCGGTGTTCACCGTGCAGGTACTGAGCTTCGGCAACGAACAACTGGCCCCGACCCGCGATGGCGCCAGCCGCACGCCGACACCGGGCTACAACCCCAACAGCCCGGTGCAGGTGCTGGGCGCCGGGGCGCTGGATGAACAGGCGAAACAGCAGCTGACCGAGGAGGAGCGGGGACAGCTGACGTTGTAAAGGGCTCTCGTGTAGTACGCTTCGGGCGGCCGTTTGGCCGCCCTTTTTTTATGGTGATGAGGTTCGTGGGTATTGTCGTCGGGTGTGGACTAACGTCAGTATTTTGATGCGCCCGTTCACTCGATAGACCAGCAGATAGTTTGGATTGACCACCATTTCCCGAGTGCCTGGCGCTCGACCGGATCGGTAACCGTAGGGAATTGATGAAAGCCTTTGCGTTGCTACACCCACCTTGTGCTGCAGAGCCGTTGAAGCGTTTGAGTTGTATTGTTCAATGTAATCGATAATGTCAGCCAGATCGTCCAGAGCTTGATCGCTCCATTCAAGCGGCAGCGCGTCGATTCTTGCGTCTCTCTTCTAATAGCTGATCGAGCCGCACCATGGCTTCCTTGTGGGGAATGCCCGGGCGAGGGTCATCCAGTACAGCCTGCACCTTAGCGCGAAACCAGCGATCGTAGCTCTCGGCCTCTTCTTCGGATTCGAAGTCAGCGTAAAACGGGGAATGCAATATGCTCATAGTGATCTCCGTGAT
This genomic window contains:
- a CDS encoding type II toxin-antitoxin system RelE/ParE family toxin, with translation MDALPLEWSDQALDDLADIIDYIEQYNSNASTALQHKVGVATQRLSSIPYGYRSGRAPGTREMVVNPNYLLVYRVNGRIKILTLVHTRRQYPRTSSP
- a CDS encoding stability determinant; the encoded protein is MSILHSPFYADFESEEEAESYDRWFRAKVQAVLDDPRPGIPHKEAMVRLDQLLEERRKNRRAAA
- a CDS encoding filamentous haemagglutinin family protein → MLARPSRRRTRVQSLKRDAIDPALWLLKPLAQAVALCLVAGGAQAQTAFSSNWFAAKGAAQQAAAARPSSGGLPGMTPPLAQQQRANQQLQRSIQTLNNTVAAIAAQQAAQAAGRAAALGSVQVVPDGLGAGGLQVDNSLAQGWQNAKGPQQTQADGKTNVRIEQTADKAILNWETFNVGRNTTVEFAQQANWAVLNRVNDPAARPSQIQGQIKGAGTVMLINRNGIVFSGSSQVNVRNLVAAAANITDIQFRDRGLYFDSSGSQPTFTDAAGKVLVERGASIQTAGPATSTDAGGYALLLGSEVQNDGSISTAKGQTVLGAGDRFYIRKGSGTEGNGFSTTFGSEVIPGFNNGSSAGKVSNNGLIQAATGDITLTGHEVVQNGVLLASTSVATRGTIHLLNPATDTSGSVTLGQGSATAIMLDSSDLTALDSQQKAALTGVSPNNKVRSDQSRIEIQSGGSVEFQNGSITLATGGQVAVAAGRRSLVRDGALIDVSGAIGVKVAMEANNIKINVQGNEQRDASVNREKGALNSNDVWVDVRELVYVPAGTNGYATDRWYTAGGLLEVGGYLGTQGHSIGEWMAQGGAVSFAGNDVVTEKGSLINLSGGTLDVQSGEIRQSWLRGADGRLYEVSRAPGDMLYSGLYKGYEDSSERWGQTRYYYSSLIAPRSRQESGYTVGRDAGQLVIGTTNAVLDGQLLGEVYQGERQPQAPRAPLDGYVQSQTALARRAQLIVGSYDPAYVAAAGGLLYGLNPLLDQVQIGGEPMLAGADRDLLTAVSDARKGKLFLDAGQLNGFRLGALKVAAKDRITLDAALQVDAGGEITLYGPDVQVNADLSARGGSIRLGNVLNQLQTSSVTDTRITPVAGNPERVTVAQGVQLDTRGLWTNQRTNPDDAASLAWLDGGSISIRSSGDINIQSDSLLDVSSGAAILANGKTRGAKGGNVTLESAANSAAGTSQLTLDGELRGYGVTGGGTLLVQANKVMIGAADEARAKSTLQLAPSLFSKGFSAYSVIGLNGLEVARETQINVTTPVYRFTDDAANQVSGGDPRTALELWTPTLFQESPTKALLTQRAGASLSLQAGPSLVGLIDPRNATLTLGTGSRLSVDPGQRINLRGAGQITVDGALQAWGGTIDIRQQQFGSIDPAQSQQEAPTQAHNRSIWIGEHAVLDVAGRAATAVDALGRVYGQVGKGGSIIIGGEIDSKKATATSADAYVIVRQGARLDASGTQAVLDIAGQGPTTVATDGGRISLSSYNGLFIDGDLRAAAGGAGAGGGRLDIALETPLYRLNTASNEVRRPREIIIGQGVGKTTLAADLEPGEAAPMLTYGSARLSADALMAGGFDHLGLLSNGLVSFDGDVNLHLNQSLSLYAGAISLAEGSSGNARINLSAPYLRLLGPGAYYDSSAFIRPRVMHAPTPDISAAQFTASANLLDIGNSLSFGTKGNILQLNAPALEVGRRSFADVTLASQGDLRFIGSTTQTYADLWTAGDLNLGAAQIYPVSGIHARVRAGFQQQTDPGDGTLRIFAQGGTPTALPYSVFGELILAASHIEQGGVVRAPLGLITLGESSKSVQTREVALLPGSLTSVSAAGLVMPYGGTTDGIDYRYNGSPVLLRGIVGATTGVAVQSQYLDVAQGAVIDLSGGGDLRGAGFVSGRGGSTDARYNPLVRNAADGTFSLPGLASNPVYAILPGNQSVYAPLVAEAGAVDPRIGQQVTIGAGVPGLPAGTYTLLPSTFALLPGAFRVEVNGQAAPAAMGGALQMRNGSWTSSGRMSIANTGVRDSLPSTLTLTSADVLRRYSQYNETSYSQFITSDAVRRGVPRALAPMDGKTLELNLQHGEEHAIALDFNGQVLFKPAEGGVTGTAVVRDPSSGILEVLGAGHEPTPGFRGVSLYADSLNRLNAGRLAIGAAPTVDYGAGGNIVTFTSGGSGNDIFLREGAILSAPEVLLRTHNIGGGITIEAGAGINTLGRGEVSFDSTNGFVYQPGQASLLLVSNGWNSVLAPEKAVDRTGAGSIHIGTCTLAPYSNPAILYSNGSITAATDNHFELDEAVRFGTRHLTLAVGAVNVGNTQALSDAAGRVPVGLTLSQNVLNRLLQGDTRFGAPALESLNLTARDSFNFFGTTTLDTLDPQTGQSKLQNLILTTPAIYGQGGSDDVATLRTANLIWNGATQAPGALVSGGAGTGRGTLQIEAQRIEFGYGPNPQPSGLDQNDRLALGFANVNLSASERITANHKGSLAVYQEQGAYDPVKGYAYSGGSLTLRTPLLTGEAASINTFKAGNNLTLTGSATGAAADALGAELTLDARNVVLDSRIALASGKLVVKAENDLALTGNAQLDLAGRTLPFNDVNKYSWGGDVSLFSNSGNIRQAAGSRIDLSAQNNQAGNLSAVALAAGAGVVDLQGRILGASSGHYDAGGTWVPYKAGGVEIRAQQLGGDLNQQFAALNQRLNDGQVFGSRSFQFKQGDLLIGDGLRAGEVNLSLDNGHLSVAGTIDASGERVGSIRLSGKNGLTLGGSSVLDAHGRVLRVDSYGKIIDAPNRAMVELDSGAGVLTLASGARIDLRHGTDAALGSLPGQNDGRARGTLELNAPRLGAGDIAIDANGALNIQGARSIGLNAVRRYTDARDGVDPAASGRPYQVIDQALFDRIHGDSDTFINTALSNSDLLQRKLAGLNNATYRDAFHLRPGVEIASKTADGDLLVEGDIDLSRYRYASLNPHTQKTALYGSGESASLVMRAGGNLDIYGSINDGFAPPSETVDDAGWKLLPGVQPFGGDLIVPGSGVTLAEGTLFPSGTTLNYDLPIQAATFASGTLLPTQAVLAGEYTLNAGSVLSAAVHDSAGNLLYAAGTLLTQNVTLPIGSRLGAGTRLETATALQAMSWPKGVPLPGTLGADNVLAGVKLSGALALLRGSLIPSMTDVVLADGTAFIELRGYTNTTQQGRNWAVASMLPAGSTSWSMRLVAGSDLDAADSRALKPLTSDGNLRLADTHYGLKVTEKKLDTTWVDGNPMGYPEGTVVSDDELYLCDVFPGACLAPAKFLWVEGNIAGMPAGTPVLEADLWWCDADPFSCAPNKGGISTTTHSQMFSVLRTGTGDLDLLAAGNLSMDSAFGVYTAGTQSSDVDPRYNLRRGTLTDNGSVLGSQGADYEKWVNGGSDSLYQAWYPQEGGNLTINAGGSVSGDAVGRRGLNPLAKLREQVASVSVGNWLWRQGTGNSDVPTAWWINFGSYATQPLPDQGADSGPYLVGFTGFGALGGGNVSLRAGGDGGMLRPLGDSGLNPRSQGLIVAVGSTGRVGSDGSLQLTGGGDMDIRIGGSLNPSLQASVGRSGNASPNHDLQGALINLRGAAQLSGGALGAINLQYGAAPALQDARETRAFDPFTSTLGIASGGLVLIPGDSGMRLSTRGDLVLGGAADPGRVRLQNSTPFTDAAGVVHGGGGLAGFSLWTDHTAIDLFSAGGNLTPSTQLAETSTAGPLTNRNSSPSDLRFVYPSILRAVAAQGSIYAGTSAVSVSSAFPAAPAYSLVLAPSAAGQLEMLAGDSIYAGGYAIDQSGASRAAIATPFAPAFSGYAQYGSSKPLLSNYSVDGVAPSQNLRYPLFAFGADTYSGTSGVQAPARFYALAGDLVGVRSGETLRFSNSLRTWYVAAAPVWMLAGRDIVAAGTDLGKPTAAPSDLGWSSDAIASSGNLFVHNGARDVSRVSAGRDILYSSFDIAGPGLLDVNAGRNILMEDRASITSLGPIVQGDGRPGASVVLQAGIGAQGADYGRFIARYLNRDNLADANLSLAAQPGKVVKNYLGELQSWLTLGYGFSGSEEQAQAFFAALPGTEQAIFARQVYFAELRAGGLEYNDVDGPRKGSYLRGRNAIAALFPTTDVAGNPIRYDGDITLYGGAGVKTLFGGDIQMLTPGGGQVFGIEGAAPPSTAGIITQGSGNIQLYSQGSILLGQSRIMTTFGGSILGWSAEGDINAGRGSKTTVVYTPPKRVYDTWGNVTLSPSVPSTGAGIATLNPIAEVAPGDIDLIAPLGTIDAGEAGIRVSGNVNIAALTVVNAANISVQGKATGVPVVSAVNTGAITSASSAASSATQAAEDVARQQQAASRQNQASVFTVQVLSFGNEQLAPTRDGASRTPTPGYNPNSPVQVLGAGALDEQAKQQLTEEERGQLTL